In a single window of the Stigmatopora nigra isolate UIUO_SnigA chromosome 7, RoL_Snig_1.1, whole genome shotgun sequence genome:
- the osgin2 gene encoding oxidative stress-induced growth inhibitor 2 has protein sequence MPLLEETTLPQEHPPIVPVIIIGNGPSGICLSYLLSGNKPYFDPTTVHPNSILYRKLQETKHLAITEQDLEYLSEGLEGRSSNPVAVLFDALLHPNADFGYEYPPVLQWRKEKQQLIPHLVLGRATPGGAWHAMEGSMLTISLGIWMELPGVNYRDMLGGKRRDITSDRATPEEISSYYRNYVKLKGLQKSFVDNTYVTSVQRLCRGHKIENIERVDARIRDERVDDGRNERYGGNGVECVGDEGLGSLWEVRGYQQVQNNTHIPFSLFAENVVLATGASDSPVRLTVEGEDLPFVFHSVSDLGLAISLQKLDKNSDPILVVGAGLSAADAVLCACSRNIRVLHVFRKRVDDADLIFKQLPKTLYPEYHNVYNMMCSQTYSNMVSSCSSSRAQSMSIASSVCAKMCSKPQLAAVNMASNASVGLFPDYTSFPEHCVGSLQSDRRCLLQGNNSVKAFKISMAFVLIGTNPNLFFLKDQGHYLAQDPTKPVSCKNPIDIHPYTFECTKEPGLFAMGPLVGDNFVRFLKGGALGIASCLLKRMKKKGKLINNVGNNFI, from the exons ATGCCTCTTCTGGAAGAGACCACTCTCCCACAAGAGCATCCACCTATTGTTCCCGTCATCATCATAG GAAATGGACCATCGGGTATTTGTCTGTCATATCTGCTAAGTGGTAACAAGCCCTACTTTGACCCAACAACAGTCCACCCAAACTCAATTCTGTACAGAAAACTGCAGGAGACCAAACACCTGGCCATTACTGAACAG GATCTTGAATATTTAAGTGAAGGTCTTGAGGGGCGATCAAGTAACCCAGTCGCCGTGTTGTTCGATGCATTATTACATCCAAACGCTGACTTTGGCTATGAGTACCCTCCCGTGCTTCAATGGAGGAAGGAAAAGCAGCAACTTATCCCTCATCTTGTTTTAGGGAGAGCAACACCTGGAGGAGCCTGGCAT GCAATGGAAGGTTCCATGCTGACAATAAGTCTGGGGATATGGATGGAGCTTCCTGGCGTCAACTACAGAGACATGCTCGGTGGAAAACGAAG GGATATCACCAGTGACCGGGCCACTCCTGAGGAGATCTCCTCATACTATCGCAACTACGTGAAGCTTAAAGGTCTTCAGAAGAGTTTTGTTGACAACACCTATGTGACTTCTGTCCAAAGACTCTGCCGAGGCCACAAGATCGAGAATATTGAGAGAGTGGACGCTCGTATCAGAGACGAAAGGGTTGACGATGGTAGAAACGAGAGATACGGGGGAAATGGAGTGGAATGTGTCGGCGATGAAGGACTCGGGTCTCTCTGGGAAGTGAGGGGATACCAACAAGTGCAAAACAACACTCACATCCCTTTCTCGCTGTTTGCGGAGAATGTGGTTCTCGCTACTGGAGCATCTGACTCGCCAGTAAGATTAACCGTGGAAGGGGAGGACCTACCCTTCGTCTTCCACAGTGTTTCAGACTTGGGCTTAGCTATTAGTCTGCAGAAGTTGGATAAAAACTCAGATCCTATATTAGTCGTCGGTGCCGGCTTGAGTGCCGCAGATGCGGTTCTGTGTGCCTGCAGCCGCAACATCCGGGTACTGCATGTCTTTCGAAAGCGCGTGGACGACGCCGACCTCATCTTCAAACAGTTGCCAAAGACCTTGTACCCAGAATACCACAATGTCTACAACATGATGTGCTCTCAGACCTACTCTAACATGGTTTCCTCCTGTTCTTCAAGCAGGGCTCAGTCAATGAGCATAGCTTCTTCGGTTTGTGCCAAGATGTGCTCCAAACCGCAGTTGGCCGCAGTTAACATGGCCAGTAATGCTAGCGTAGGACTCTTTCCTGACTACACAAGCTTCCCAGAACACTGTGTGGGCTCCTTACAGTCAGATAGGAGGTGCTTGCTTCAGGGTAATAATTCAGTGAAGGCATTTAAGATCTCAATGGCCTTTGTGCTGATTGGAACAAATCCCAATTTGTTCTTCTTGAAAGACCAGGGTCACTACCTGGCTCAAGATCCTACAAAACCCGTATCCTGCAAAAATCCCATTGACATCCACCCATACACTTTTGAGTGTACCAAGGAACCTGGATTGTTTGCCATGGGGCCATTGGTAGGCGACAACTTTGTTCGCTTTTTAAAGGGCGGCGCATTAGGCATCGCCTCCTGCCTTTTGAAGAGAATGAAGAAGAAAGGGAAGCTCATTAACAATGTAGGGAATAACTTCATTTGA